One Loxodonta africana isolate mLoxAfr1 chromosome 6, mLoxAfr1.hap2, whole genome shotgun sequence DNA window includes the following coding sequences:
- the FEV gene encoding protein FEV, whose protein sequence is MRQSGASQPLLINMYLPDPVGDGLFKEGKSPGWGPLSPAVQKGSGQIQLWQFLLELLADRANAGCIAWEGGHGEFKLTDPDEVARRWGERKSKPNMNYDKLSRALRYYYDKNIMSKVHGKRYAYRFDFQGLAQACQPPPAHAHAAAAAAAAAAAAQDGALYKLPAGLAPLPFPGLSKLNLMAASAGVAPAGFSYWPGPGPAATAAATAALYPSPGLQPPPGPFGAVAAASHLGGHYH, encoded by the exons ATGAGACAGAGCGGCGCCTCCCAGCCCCTGCTGATCAACATGTACCTGCCAG ATCCGGTCGGAGACGGTCTTTTCAAGGAAGGGAAGAGCCCGGGCTGGGGGCCGCTGAGCCCCGCAGTGCAGAAAG GCAGCGGGCAGATCCAGCTGTGGCAGTTTCTGCTGGAGTTGCTGGCCGACCGCGCAAACGCCGGCTGCATCGCGTGGGAGGGCGGCCACGGTGAGTTCAAGCTCACTGACCCGGACGAGGTGGCGCGGCGCTGGGGCGAGCGCAAGAGCAAGCCCAACATGAACTACGACAAGCTAAGCCGCGCGCTGCGCTACTACTACGACAAAAATATCATGAGCAAGGTGCATGGCAAGCGCTATGCCTACCGCTTCGACTTTCAGGGCCTGGCGCAGGCCTGCCAGCCACCGCCCGCGCACGCCCACGCTGCTGCTGCCGCGGCCGCGGCCGCTGCAGCCGCCCAGGACGGCGCGCTCTACAAGCTGCCTGCCGGCCTAGCCCCGCTGCCGTTCCCCGGCCTCTCCAAACTCAACCTCATGGCCGCCTCGGCCGGCGTCGCGCCGGCGGGCTTCTCCTACTGGCCCGGCCCGGGCCCTGCCGCCACCGCTGCCGCCACCGCCGCACTCTACCCTAGCCCGGGTTTGCAGCCCCCGCCCGGGCCCTTCGGTGCCGTGGCCGCTGCCTCGCACTTGGGAGGCCATTACCACTAG